Genomic window (Dasypus novemcinctus isolate mDasNov1 chromosome 10, mDasNov1.1.hap2, whole genome shotgun sequence):
TGGAGGCCCCGGCCCACTTGCCTTGCTGACGGCGGCGGCGCAGCACCGGGGCCATGGCGCAGGACGGGCCACAGCAGCCGCAGCTCGAGATGCCGCTGGTCCTGGACCAGGACCTGACCAAGCAGATGCGGCTGCGCGTGGAGAGCCTGAAGCAGCGCGGCGAGAAGCGCCAGGACGGCGAGAAGCTGCTGCGGCCCGCCGAGTCCGTGTACCGCCTGGACTTCGTGCAGCAGCAGAAGCTGCAGTTCGCGCGCTGGGACGTGGTGCTCGACAAGCCGGGCAAGGTCACCATCACGGGCACCTCGCAGAACTGGACGCCCGACCTCACCAACCTCATGACGCGCCAGCTGCTGGACCCCGCCGCGATCTTCTGGCGCAAGGAGGACTCGGAGGCCATGGACTGGAACGAGGCGGACGCCCTGGAGTTCGGGGAGCGCCTGTCGGATCTGGCCAAGGTCCGCAAGGTCATGTACTTCCTCATCACCTTCGGCGAGGGCGTGGAGCCCGCCAACCTCAAGGCGGCGGTGGTGTTCAACCAGCTGTGACGGCgcgcgccgccccccgccccgcccgggcgCTCGCGGCGCGCGCGCTGTGCCCGGCGCCCCGGGGCGCGCCCCCCGCCCGCTGCTCCCGCCGGGGCTGGCGCCTCTGCTCGCAGGGCCCGAGCCGGGGCCCCGTAGTCTAGACGCTCaactggctgctgctgctgccgccgtAGACGAGAGAAGCCCGGTCAGACGAGAGGCCCC
Coding sequences:
- the OMP gene encoding olfactory marker protein, translated to MAQDGPQQPQLEMPLVLDQDLTKQMRLRVESLKQRGEKRQDGEKLLRPAESVYRLDFVQQQKLQFARWDVVLDKPGKVTITGTSQNWTPDLTNLMTRQLLDPAAIFWRKEDSEAMDWNEADALEFGERLSDLAKVRKVMYFLITFGEGVEPANLKAAVVFNQL